TTACTGAGGGAGTACCGGGTCTGTTCAGCAACTCCTTCGCCAAATTGTCCTGTCTCCGGGTTTAACCCCAGTTGGCCGGAAGTATACACAAACCCTCCGATTTCTACACCCTGGCTGTAGGGTCCAATGGCTCCAGGAGCCTTTGTGGTGGATAGAATATTTTTCGTCATATGTATTCCCCTCTCTTTAGACTATCTAGGTCCTATGTAATAATTACCGGGTTGTTACTCACCCAGAACATGGATAACTTCGTTAGGATATATATGATTTCCTCTTGTATCGGTCATGGAAATATTAACCATAGACTTGGCGACTTTGACAGCTGGCACTGCACGATACGGAGCGAGTCGTCCCTTAAAGGCAAAATCCAGCTTTGTCATCAGCACAGAAGCAACTCCCTCACCCAAGCGACTCTCATCCCGGTTGCCTAGCAGCAGTGATGGACGGAAGAGATGAAGCCCCTGAAACCGAAGTCTGCACAGCTCTTCTTCCATTTCTCCCTTAACTCGGCTGTAAAAGGTTCTGGCTTTCGGATCGGCACCAACGCTGCTTACGGCCAGAAATTGACCAACCTGTGCCCCCTTGGCCAGCTTGGCGCCGGCAAGGACATATTCGAGATCCACCTTTCGGAACTGTTTTTGCGAGCCAGCTTTTTTGATCGTTGTTCCCAGACAGCTGAATACACTGTGAACTCCGGTAAACGCGTCTTCATACTGCTCCAGCTTGTCCCAATCCGTCTGTATCACGGTCAGTTTGGGATGGACGATATCTGGCGGACGTCTGACAAGGAGCCGCACCTCGTCAATACCTTCACGACTCAGCAGCTCCTCCGTCACATGACGTCCTACCAGTCCCGTGGCTCCCATAACGAGTGACGTCATCCCCATGGAAGCTCCCCCTTTTTCACGAGTATTAATTGATATGGGTTCTTCGTTAATACTTATATTCTTATAAGTGGTACGAATGTATGTCGTCGAATGTATGTCGCACGAAGCACTTTTCGTCCAAGTGTCAAAGCGGTCAGCAGCATAATAACGCCAACGAATGCCTGAAATCCTTACTGCTGCCAATGCGGCTTGTGCATAACTCTTACAGCCTTGATGAGGATACA
Above is a window of Paenibacillus uliginis N3/975 DNA encoding:
- a CDS encoding NAD(P)H-binding protein, whose protein sequence is MGMTSLVMGATGLVGRHVTEELLSREGIDEVRLLVRRPPDIVHPKLTVIQTDWDKLEQYEDAFTGVHSVFSCLGTTIKKAGSQKQFRKVDLEYVLAGAKLAKGAQVGQFLAVSSVGADPKARTFYSRVKGEMEEELCRLRFQGLHLFRPSLLLGNRDESRLGEGVASVLMTKLDFAFKGRLAPYRAVPAVKVAKSMVNISMTDTRGNHIYPNEVIHVLGE